The nucleotide sequence GTCCCCCATTCTGCATTCATTGTTTTCATCGTGGGCGGTGTATTTCTTCGCCCTGATGATCCTCTTTCCGTAGAGGGGATGTTCGTCATACCGCGTTACCCGGATGACCACGGTCTTGTCCATCTTGTCGCTTACGACCGTGCCGGTCCGTACCTTGCGGTGAGGTTTCCGCTCTTCCATTCGGGGTTACCTCCTTCCGGCGGACTGCTCGCCGGCCATCTGTTTCTCACGGACGACCGTCAGCACTCTGGCGATCGTCTTCTTCACGGCTTTGATCCTGCCCGTGTTCTGAAGCTGTCCTATGGCGTTCTGGAAACGCAGGTTGAACAGCTCTTCCTTATACTGCCTGTGTTTCTCGTTCAGTTC is from Aminivibrio pyruvatiphilus and encodes:
- the rpsQ gene encoding 30S ribosomal protein S17; protein product: MEERKPHRKVRTGTVVSDKMDKTVVIRVTRYDEHPLYGKRIIRAKKYTAHDENNECRMGDLVTIGESRPLSKTKRWTLLEIVRRAPVFDSVEENGGEA
- the rpmC gene encoding 50S ribosomal protein L29, producing MEAKNLRDLTIEELNEKHRQYKEELFNLRFQNAIGQLQNTGRIKAVKKTIARVLTVVREKQMAGEQSAGRR